A stretch of the Thalassotalea euphylliae genome encodes the following:
- a CDS encoding LysR family transcriptional regulator, with protein sequence MANWEGVSEFVAVAETASFTLAANKLSTSVAQVSRRVSALEERLAVKLLHRTTRKVTLSEAGQVYFQQCKHLVEGLEVAELAVTQMQTTPKGLVKVTAPVTYGEQHLASLLNQFLARYPQVNIDLNLTNQQLDLLEAGIDIAIRLGRLTDSTMIAKRLASRQLYVCASKKYLERHGEPHSLSELAHHQCLVGSIEHWRFQEKGREKSIRVAGRLKCNSGNALLDAAKQGLGLVQLPDYYIKDALQSGELIEVLHQYRDDKEGIWALYPKNRNLSPKVRLLIDFLAEHIGKPATQK encoded by the coding sequence ATGGCAAATTGGGAGGGAGTAAGTGAGTTTGTTGCAGTGGCAGAAACAGCTAGCTTTACCTTGGCAGCCAATAAACTTTCAACCTCAGTCGCACAGGTGAGTCGACGAGTATCTGCTTTAGAAGAGCGATTAGCGGTAAAATTGCTACACAGAACCACGCGAAAAGTCACACTAAGTGAAGCTGGGCAAGTTTATTTTCAGCAGTGTAAACACTTAGTGGAAGGGCTAGAAGTGGCAGAACTGGCGGTCACGCAAATGCAAACCACGCCCAAAGGCTTGGTCAAAGTGACCGCTCCTGTCACTTATGGTGAGCAACACTTAGCATCATTGCTTAACCAGTTTTTAGCCCGTTATCCGCAAGTCAATATTGATCTTAACTTAACCAATCAACAATTAGATTTGCTGGAAGCGGGGATAGATATAGCAATACGTTTAGGTCGGCTAACTGATTCCACTATGATTGCCAAACGCCTCGCCTCTCGCCAGCTTTATGTTTGTGCCAGTAAAAAATACCTTGAGCGCCATGGTGAACCCCATAGTTTATCCGAACTGGCACATCACCAGTGTTTAGTTGGCTCCATTGAGCATTGGCGCTTTCAGGAAAAAGGTAGGGAAAAATCGATTCGCGTTGCGGGCCGACTAAAATGTAATAGTGGCAACGCCCTGCTTGATGCGGCTAAGCAAGGACTTGGGTTAGTGCAACTGCCAGACTACTACATAAAAGACGCATTACAATCTGGTGAATTAATTGAAGTGCTGCATCAGTATCGTGACGATAAAGAAGGCATCTGGGCACTGTATCCCAAAAACCGAAATTTATCGCCCAAAGTCAGGTTGCTGATTGACTTTCTTGCCGAGCACATTGGAAAACCGGCAACCCAAAAATAG
- a CDS encoding PhzF family phenazine biosynthesis protein, which produces MKLTINVVDAFADHQFGGNSAAVIITDSWLSEELMQSIATENNLSETAFLVPEGENSGKQNHYAIRWFSPLMEIDFCGHATLASAWVIFSKNPEFTECSISAPAVGAMLIRQGADGYIDMDFPNRIPTPVSEVPDALLNGLSLAPEKVLKNQQAYIAVYKTEAEVKAVRQDSQLIKQLAPYDVVVTAPSANNLIDDNLPDYDFVSRYFWPANGGDEDPVTGSIHTALAPFWAEQLGKTELIAYQASKRGGILKCQLATNKLTGERVIISGKAVPYLEGIITIYETHQA; this is translated from the coding sequence GTGAAACTTACTATCAATGTTGTCGATGCCTTTGCCGATCATCAGTTTGGCGGTAATTCAGCGGCAGTGATCATTACTGATAGCTGGTTGTCAGAAGAACTAATGCAGTCGATTGCCACGGAAAATAATCTCTCAGAAACTGCCTTTTTAGTGCCAGAAGGCGAAAACTCGGGCAAGCAAAATCATTATGCCATTCGTTGGTTTTCACCACTGATGGAAATCGATTTTTGCGGACATGCCACCTTAGCATCCGCTTGGGTGATCTTCTCCAAAAATCCAGAATTTACCGAATGTTCAATTTCTGCGCCTGCCGTTGGTGCTATGTTGATTAGGCAAGGTGCAGACGGTTATATTGATATGGACTTTCCAAATCGCATACCAACGCCTGTTAGTGAAGTACCTGATGCACTACTTAATGGCCTATCGCTTGCGCCAGAAAAAGTATTAAAGAATCAACAAGCTTATATCGCAGTTTATAAGACGGAAGCAGAGGTTAAAGCGGTTAGGCAAGACAGCCAGTTGATTAAACAACTCGCGCCTTATGATGTGGTAGTCACAGCGCCCAGTGCCAATAACCTAATTGACGATAACCTACCTGACTACGATTTTGTCTCACGATATTTTTGGCCTGCCAATGGCGGTGACGAAGATCCTGTCACGGGCTCAATTCATACGGCATTGGCACCTTTTTGGGCGGAACAGTTGGGTAAAACGGAACTTATTGCTTATCAAGCATCGAAACGTGGCGGTATATTAAAATGCCAGTTAGCAACGAATAAGCTAACAGGTGAGCGAGTTATTATCTCAGGTAAAGCCGTGCCTTATCTTGAGGGGATAATTACTATTTATGAAACGCATCAAGCTTAG
- a CDS encoding tautomerase family protein, with protein MIVIYGIKERLNPIKAELSDIVHQCMQSVLGMPEDKRAQRFIPLAKEDYYYPAGRSDAYTVIEINMMSGRQPETQKRLIKTLFYMLETKLNIAPIDIEITIKEQAPYQWGFRGMTGDEVQDLTYKVQV; from the coding sequence ATGATTGTTATTTATGGCATTAAAGAACGGTTGAATCCGATCAAGGCTGAGCTTTCAGACATTGTGCATCAATGTATGCAAAGTGTGCTGGGTATGCCGGAAGATAAACGCGCACAACGTTTTATTCCATTAGCAAAAGAAGATTATTACTATCCTGCTGGCCGCAGCGATGCTTACACTGTTATTGAGATTAATATGATGTCAGGGCGCCAGCCAGAGACACAAAAACGATTAATCAAGACGCTGTTTTACATGTTGGAAACTAAGCTAAATATTGCGCCAATCGATATTGAAATTACCATTAAAGAACAAGCGCCTTACCAATGGGGCTTTCGCGGTATGACAGGTGATGAAGTGCAAGATCTTACCTACAAAGTGCAAGTGTAA
- a CDS encoding HIT family protein, whose translation MSYDNNNIFAKILRDEAPCIKVYEDDKTLAFMDIMPQMPGHTLVIPKEAAVTVHELSDDASLACMKTVQKVGKAVEQAMGVTGFTLFQLNGAEVGQTVPHFHFHILPGSILNATGIKGHAVEMGDQQELTKIADKIKRFLA comes from the coding sequence ATGAGCTACGACAACAATAATATTTTCGCCAAAATTCTTCGTGATGAAGCGCCGTGCATCAAGGTGTATGAAGACGATAAAACACTGGCATTTATGGATATTATGCCGCAAATGCCAGGCCATACCTTGGTCATTCCCAAAGAAGCGGCAGTGACAGTGCATGAATTATCCGATGATGCATCACTAGCCTGCATGAAAACAGTGCAAAAAGTGGGTAAGGCAGTAGAGCAAGCAATGGGCGTAACTGGCTTTACCTTGTTCCAATTAAACGGCGCGGAAGTAGGGCAAACAGTGCCTCATTTCCACTTTCATATTTTGCCGGGCTCAATTTTAAATGCGACAGGCATTAAAGGACATGCGGTAGAAATGGGCGATCAGCAAGAGCTAACTAAAATTGCTGATAAAATTAAACGCTTTTTAGCCTAG
- a CDS encoding GFA family protein has product MQTENQIGYQYGCQCGCQCGEVSYQVTGKPLLRAICHCSICQAANKAAYSDIVLFRVHDVTQPAEGTVDYRSVKFPPILQRGYCHACQQLSIEYLQLFPIPKTIFVPTRRIADQSIVPAPSLHIFYDKRVADIDDALPKYQGYLASQLAFAKHLIPALWRGQ; this is encoded by the coding sequence ATGCAAACTGAAAATCAAATAGGCTACCAATACGGATGCCAATGCGGGTGCCAATGTGGTGAGGTTAGCTATCAGGTAACTGGTAAACCTTTGCTGCGGGCAATTTGCCATTGTTCAATTTGCCAAGCAGCGAACAAAGCCGCTTATTCTGATATAGTGCTTTTTCGAGTGCATGATGTGACGCAACCGGCAGAAGGGACAGTGGATTATCGCTCAGTGAAATTCCCGCCCATTTTGCAGCGTGGATACTGCCATGCGTGTCAGCAGTTATCGATTGAATACTTGCAGCTTTTTCCCATTCCTAAAACGATTTTTGTACCAACGAGGCGTATTGCTGATCAAAGCATAGTGCCAGCGCCATCTTTGCATATTTTTTATGATAAACGCGTCGCAGATATTGATGACGCATTACCTAAATACCAAGGATATCTGGCTAGTCAGCTAGCGTTTGCAAAACATCTGATTCCAGCACTCTGGCGCGGACAATAG
- a CDS encoding Kelch repeat-containing protein → MIKQNSATRISTIQKSTIQNGSPISTSLTFRTNYSAGIFSALALTLGSLSFTASAANLPSLPEPIANNAVTKITAKGHDYFLSFNGLTSGKDYQAVTNKAFMLKVGDNNWQTIKPVPIETPVNGLVGRLASVATSINGKAYVFGGYTVAKDHSEVSVPDVYAFNPLSKSYRQLAPMPVPVDDSVALPYQDRYIYLVSGWHNDGNVNLVQVYDVKNDTWQQASPYPGRPVFGQAGAIANDQMIVCDGVRVDVHLDKRRSYAAEPACYLGKISDKSPYKIDWRKVEHPTGTARYRMAAIGDDATNSAYFVGGSDNPYNYSGIGYNGVPSEPDGKVWQFKFSDKQWQLSNAKTATMDHRMLIKHQGQLLSVGGMLKGQEVTDKVIVQADLSK, encoded by the coding sequence GTGATTAAACAAAACTCAGCTACTCGAATCTCAACTATTCAAAAATCAACTATTCAAAACGGCTCACCGATTTCTACTTCATTAACTTTTCGCACAAATTACAGTGCAGGTATTTTTTCTGCCTTAGCGCTGACTTTAGGGAGTTTATCGTTTACTGCTAGTGCTGCAAATTTACCCAGCCTGCCAGAGCCTATTGCCAATAATGCCGTAACTAAAATAACCGCTAAAGGCCATGACTATTTTCTCTCGTTTAATGGGCTAACCTCTGGTAAAGACTATCAAGCGGTCACCAATAAAGCCTTTATGCTTAAAGTTGGCGATAACAACTGGCAAACCATTAAGCCTGTGCCAATTGAAACGCCGGTGAATGGCTTAGTTGGTCGGTTAGCATCGGTCGCGACCAGTATTAACGGTAAAGCTTACGTGTTCGGTGGTTATACGGTGGCAAAAGATCACAGTGAAGTGTCGGTCCCTGATGTTTATGCATTCAATCCGTTAAGTAAATCCTATCGTCAATTAGCCCCCATGCCAGTACCCGTTGATGATAGCGTTGCACTGCCCTATCAAGATCGTTACATCTATTTAGTTAGTGGTTGGCATAACGACGGCAACGTTAATTTAGTGCAAGTTTATGATGTTAAAAACGACACATGGCAACAAGCGAGCCCGTATCCTGGCCGTCCGGTATTTGGTCAAGCAGGTGCAATTGCCAATGATCAGATGATTGTTTGTGATGGTGTGCGAGTTGACGTCCATCTTGATAAACGCCGTTCATATGCTGCCGAGCCAGCGTGTTATCTAGGCAAAATTAGTGACAAATCCCCTTATAAAATTGACTGGCGTAAAGTGGAGCACCCGACAGGGACTGCTCGCTACCGTATGGCAGCCATTGGTGATGATGCCACGAACTCGGCATATTTTGTCGGTGGCAGTGACAATCCGTACAATTATTCAGGTATCGGCTATAACGGCGTACCAAGTGAGCCAGATGGAAAAGTTTGGCAGTTTAAGTTTAGCGATAAACAATGGCAGCTTAGCAATGCGAAAACCGCGACCATGGACCATCGCATGCTAATCAAACATCAAGGCCAATTGCTATCGGTTGGCGGTATGCTTAAAGGCCAAGAAGTGACCGATAAGGTGATTGTGCAAGCTGACTTAAGCAAATAA
- a CDS encoding proline--tRNA ligase, with product MRTSQYLVSTLKETPASAEVVSHQLMLRAGLVRNVASGLYTWLPTGLKVLRKVENIVREEMERAGAIETLMPMVQPADLWEESGRWDDYGPELLRLNDRHQRPFVLGPTHEEVITKLISNEIASYKQLPLNLFQIQTKFRDEIRPRFGVMRGREFLMKDAYSFHTTDECLKATYQVMFDAYCRIFERLGLEFRPVIADNGSIGGEGSHEFHVLADSGEDDIAFSDASDFAANIEKAEALAPAGERPAANAELTKVETPDAKTIAAVAEFLKVPATSTVKTLLVLGTAEDGEQAPVIALVLRGDHELNEVKAENLPQISAPFTFATDEQILAAAGCSAGSIGPVNLDIPVIVDRSAAHLADFVCGANEDGYHFTGANWDRDATNYTVEDIRNVVEGDPSPCGQGNIVIKRGIEVGHIFQLGKKYADAMNCGVLTENGKHETLTMGCYGIGVSRIVAAAIEQNHDKYGIKWPAAIAPFQAAIVPMNMHKSARVQETAEQLYSQLQQAGIEVLFDDRKERPGVMFADHELMGTPLLLVIGERNLDNQEIEVKNRITGEKTMVAIADVMSLFA from the coding sequence ATGCGTACCAGTCAATATTTAGTTTCTACACTAAAAGAAACCCCAGCCAGCGCTGAGGTGGTCAGTCATCAATTAATGTTACGAGCGGGTTTAGTCAGAAACGTTGCTTCTGGCTTATACACTTGGCTGCCGACCGGTTTAAAGGTATTGCGCAAAGTCGAAAATATCGTCCGTGAAGAAATGGAACGTGCTGGCGCAATTGAAACCTTAATGCCTATGGTACAGCCAGCAGATCTATGGGAAGAATCTGGCCGTTGGGACGACTATGGCCCAGAGCTACTGCGTCTGAACGACCGTCATCAACGTCCATTCGTATTGGGCCCAACGCACGAAGAAGTAATCACTAAGCTTATCAGCAACGAGATTGCCTCTTACAAGCAATTACCACTGAACTTATTCCAAATTCAAACTAAGTTCCGTGATGAAATTCGCCCTCGTTTTGGTGTTATGCGTGGCCGCGAATTCTTAATGAAAGACGCTTACTCATTCCACACCACAGATGAATGTTTAAAAGCAACGTACCAAGTAATGTTTGACGCTTACTGCCGTATTTTCGAGCGCTTAGGCTTAGAATTCCGTCCGGTAATTGCCGACAACGGTTCCATTGGTGGTGAAGGCTCACATGAGTTCCACGTGCTAGCTGATAGCGGTGAAGACGATATTGCGTTCAGTGATGCTAGCGACTTTGCAGCCAATATTGAAAAAGCAGAAGCTTTAGCACCAGCTGGTGAACGCCCAGCAGCAAACGCAGAATTAACTAAGGTAGAAACACCTGATGCAAAAACTATTGCAGCAGTAGCGGAATTCTTAAAGGTTCCTGCAACATCAACGGTTAAAACCTTATTGGTACTTGGCACAGCTGAAGATGGCGAACAAGCACCGGTTATCGCACTCGTATTGCGTGGTGATCACGAGCTTAACGAAGTTAAAGCAGAAAACTTACCGCAAATTTCTGCACCTTTCACGTTTGCCACAGACGAGCAGATTTTAGCGGCAGCAGGCTGTAGCGCTGGTTCAATTGGCCCAGTTAACCTTGATATTCCAGTGATTGTTGATCGCAGTGCGGCTCACTTAGCTGACTTTGTTTGTGGTGCCAATGAAGACGGATACCACTTTACCGGCGCTAACTGGGATCGCGACGCAACCAACTACACAGTTGAAGATATTCGCAATGTCGTTGAAGGCGACCCTAGCCCTTGTGGTCAAGGTAACATAGTGATCAAACGCGGTATTGAAGTCGGTCATATCTTCCAGCTTGGTAAGAAGTATGCTGATGCAATGAACTGTGGCGTGCTGACTGAAAATGGCAAGCACGAAACATTAACCATGGGTTGTTACGGTATTGGCGTTTCACGTATTGTCGCCGCTGCTATTGAGCAAAACCACGACAAATACGGTATCAAATGGCCAGCAGCGATTGCACCTTTCCAAGCGGCAATCGTTCCGATGAATATGCACAAATCAGCACGCGTGCAGGAAACTGCTGAGCAGCTTTATAGCCAATTGCAACAAGCAGGTATTGAAGTGCTATTTGACGATCGTAAAGAGCGCCCAGGCGTTATGTTTGCTGATCATGAATTAATGGGCACACCACTATTATTAGTCATTGGTGAGCGCAACTTAGACAATCAAGAAATCGAAGTGAAAAACCGTATTACCGGTGAAAAAACAATGGTTGCGATTGCAGATGTGATGTCCTTATTTGCATAG
- a CDS encoding pyridoxal phosphate-dependent aminotransferase — protein MKTVTKSSKLNNVSYEIRGQIAAEAKRLEDEGYKILKLNIGNPAPFGFEAPDDILKDVIHNLPTAQGYSDSKGIYSARVAVMQYFQQQGILGVNVDDIFIGNGVSELIVMAMQALLEDGDQVLIPAPDYPLWTAAVSLSGGKAVHYKCDEENHWFPNLEDMESKITKKTRAIVLINPNNPTGAVYSEEVLQGILALARKHGLIVFSDEIYDKILYDGAVHTPTACLAEDVLIMTMGGLSKNYRIAGFRAGWMVISGPKLLAEDYIEGLNMLSSMRLCANVPCQHAIQTALGGYQSINELINGDGRLLKQRNTAYEMINAIDGLSCQPAMGALYLFVKVDMEKFNIKDDEKMVLDLLKQEKILLVHGRAFNIEESNYFRLVFLPHVDELVPAIERMGHFFNTYRQD, from the coding sequence ATGAAAACAGTGACTAAATCCTCAAAGCTCAACAATGTCAGTTATGAGATCAGAGGACAAATCGCCGCCGAAGCCAAGCGTTTAGAAGATGAAGGTTATAAAATTCTCAAGCTCAACATTGGTAACCCTGCCCCGTTTGGCTTTGAGGCGCCTGATGATATTTTAAAAGATGTGATCCACAACCTTCCAACCGCACAAGGGTACAGTGACTCAAAAGGTATTTATTCTGCGCGCGTTGCCGTAATGCAGTACTTCCAGCAACAAGGCATTTTAGGCGTTAACGTAGACGATATATTTATCGGCAATGGCGTTAGCGAACTTATTGTGATGGCAATGCAAGCATTGTTAGAAGATGGCGATCAAGTATTGATCCCAGCACCTGACTACCCGCTTTGGACAGCGGCGGTATCGCTATCTGGCGGTAAAGCTGTGCATTACAAATGTGATGAAGAGAACCATTGGTTTCCCAATCTTGAAGATATGGAAAGCAAAATCACCAAAAAAACGCGTGCCATTGTCTTAATCAACCCGAATAATCCAACGGGTGCAGTGTATTCAGAAGAAGTTTTGCAAGGCATTTTAGCGCTGGCGCGCAAACATGGCCTGATTGTTTTTAGCGACGAGATTTACGATAAAATTCTATACGATGGTGCCGTTCACACACCGACTGCCTGTTTAGCGGAAGATGTGCTGATTATGACCATGGGCGGCCTTTCAAAAAACTATCGCATTGCCGGATTTCGCGCTGGTTGGATGGTGATTTCCGGCCCTAAGCTACTCGCAGAAGATTACATTGAAGGTTTGAATATGCTGTCTAGTATGCGTTTGTGTGCAAACGTACCTTGTCAGCATGCGATTCAAACCGCATTAGGTGGTTATCAAAGCATTAACGAGCTAATTAACGGTGATGGTCGTTTACTTAAACAGCGTAATACTGCCTACGAGATGATCAATGCCATTGACGGATTGTCCTGCCAGCCAGCCATGGGCGCTCTGTATCTCTTTGTGAAAGTAGATATGGAAAAGTTCAATATCAAAGACGATGAAAAAATGGTGCTAGATTTACTCAAGCAAGAGAAAATTTTGCTCGTGCATGGTCGTGCATTCAACATTGAAGAAAGTAATTATTTCCGCTTAGTGTTTTTGCCACATGTTGACGAACTTGTGCCGGCAATTGAGCGTATGGGGCATTTTTTCAATACTTATCGCCAGGATTAG
- the yfbR gene encoding 5'-deoxynucleotidase, producing the protein MIKSTFLAWILRMPLIKRWALMHSVKKENIAEHSHQVAVIAHLLAVIRNQYFNGTLSPERAATIALYHEVSETKLQDINHVTKYHNPALTKEFKKLEELAEFECLHSLPEPLRETFRPLLVQSQVDSDYKKLVKAADLISAYLKANDEISYGNKEFSHVKTRLLGMLEQYKQELPEVAFFLDTFEEHCFVSVDKLAQDDH; encoded by the coding sequence ATGATAAAAAGTACTTTTTTAGCTTGGATTTTACGTATGCCGCTGATAAAGCGATGGGCATTAATGCATTCAGTGAAGAAAGAAAATATCGCTGAACATTCTCATCAAGTGGCGGTTATTGCCCATTTACTAGCGGTGATCCGCAATCAATACTTTAACGGTACGCTCAGCCCAGAGCGTGCCGCCACAATTGCGCTCTACCACGAAGTTTCAGAAACAAAGCTGCAAGACATTAATCATGTCACGAAATACCATAACCCAGCCTTAACCAAAGAATTCAAAAAGCTAGAAGAGTTGGCAGAGTTTGAGTGTTTACATAGCTTACCTGAGCCACTGCGCGAAACCTTTAGGCCGCTGCTGGTGCAATCTCAAGTAGACAGCGACTATAAAAAGTTAGTGAAAGCCGCTGATTTGATTTCCGCATATCTTAAAGCCAATGATGAAATTTCTTATGGCAACAAAGAGTTTAGTCATGTTAAAACGCGGTTGCTGGGCATGCTCGAACAATACAAGCAAGAATTGCCAGAAGTTGCGTTTTTCTTAGATACCTTTGAAGAGCACTGCTTTGTGAGTGTTGATAAGTTAGCACAAGACGATCACTAG
- a CDS encoding TetR/AcrR family transcriptional regulator: protein MAPAPKYSPQEQEELILNAAANCIAETSVLDFTMSAISKAAGLSMGSIYKHVQCKEDIIFALATRVFEHWSNLFEQVFELPLTTPEKIVAIGLFDPVKVQVYPFDTDLDGFAANEVVISRASPLWTERMLRKHERCEAIFNKCMHKAAFSGELKLNGNTDQMIEEINLSCWALMEGHKYVQRVTQTRLISEGTDTLREPTPTDSLIVKSVARLLNSYEWQTPLTPEGIEKASALLVELGLR from the coding sequence ATGGCGCCAGCACCTAAATATAGCCCGCAAGAGCAAGAAGAATTAATTCTCAATGCGGCGGCAAATTGTATTGCCGAAACGTCAGTTTTAGATTTTACCATGTCGGCAATTTCCAAAGCTGCCGGACTTTCAATGGGCTCCATCTACAAGCATGTACAATGCAAAGAGGACATTATCTTTGCCCTCGCTACTCGCGTATTTGAGCACTGGAGCAACCTGTTCGAACAGGTATTCGAACTGCCTTTGACAACACCCGAGAAAATTGTCGCGATTGGTTTATTCGACCCAGTAAAAGTGCAAGTTTACCCATTTGATACTGACCTTGATGGCTTCGCTGCAAATGAAGTCGTTATTAGCCGCGCTTCCCCACTTTGGACTGAGCGCATGCTACGTAAGCATGAGCGATGTGAGGCTATTTTTAATAAATGTATGCACAAAGCGGCATTTAGTGGCGAACTAAAGCTTAATGGCAACACAGATCAAATGATTGAAGAAATCAATTTAAGCTGTTGGGCGCTAATGGAGGGCCACAAATACGTGCAACGTGTTACACAAACTCGCCTTATTTCGGAAGGTACCGACACCTTGCGCGAACCCACCCCAACCGACTCACTTATTGTTAAAAGTGTTGCTCGTTTACTGAATAGCTATGAATGGCAAACCCCGCTGACGCCTGAAGGCATTGAGAAAGCCAGCGCCTTATTAGTCGAACTTGGCTTGAGATAG
- a CDS encoding efflux RND transporter periplasmic adaptor subunit, whose translation MHIKSWLTALLIIVITIGGLGFFKFQQIQAAMAMAEAFPEPSAAVKTHITQSREYVPSYQVNGQIVAKQIVQLQNELPGIIYQVNFAGGDKVNKGDLLLSLNTSEEQAQLASAKATLKLRKSNFARMATLVKQNKVSQQEFDLAEAEMDIAKSNIENLQSIIAKKQIVAPFSGVVGLDTYQVGQFLPSNSAITTIVGDDANIWVDFQVPQTKRRLNVNETVVVTAIGQNREAQRFAAKIVGQNAQMQASSRHMIYRAEINDGATHFRHNELVKITINAKAQQLVVVPNSAVVRNQLESFVYQLVKDDNKAYRAQKLVVSLGERLGDEQVILSGLEIGTLIATEGSFKLRPGLLVYPEMTDDSSLSAALMPMPRNTVELN comes from the coding sequence ATGCATATTAAATCTTGGCTAACCGCCCTGCTGATTATCGTTATTACCATAGGCGGGCTTGGCTTTTTCAAATTCCAACAAATTCAAGCGGCAATGGCGATGGCTGAAGCTTTCCCTGAGCCATCGGCGGCAGTAAAAACCCATATCACCCAGTCGCGCGAGTATGTGCCAAGCTATCAAGTTAATGGTCAAATCGTTGCTAAGCAGATCGTGCAATTGCAAAATGAGCTACCGGGTATTATTTACCAAGTGAACTTTGCTGGTGGCGATAAAGTAAATAAAGGCGATTTATTACTGTCACTAAATACCAGCGAAGAGCAAGCACAGCTTGCCTCTGCTAAAGCGACGTTAAAATTGCGTAAAAGCAATTTTGCGCGTATGGCAACTTTAGTGAAGCAAAATAAGGTGAGCCAGCAAGAGTTCGATTTAGCCGAAGCAGAAATGGATATCGCCAAATCCAACATAGAAAACTTGCAAAGTATTATCGCGAAAAAGCAAATTGTCGCGCCGTTTAGCGGTGTGGTTGGCCTAGACACCTACCAAGTTGGCCAGTTTTTACCGAGCAACTCGGCCATTACCACGATCGTCGGTGACGATGCCAATATTTGGGTAGATTTTCAAGTACCACAAACCAAACGCCGCTTAAATGTAAATGAAACCGTCGTGGTCACCGCCATTGGCCAAAACCGCGAAGCACAGCGTTTTGCAGCCAAAATCGTTGGCCAAAATGCCCAAATGCAAGCGAGTTCGCGTCATATGATTTACCGCGCAGAGATCAACGATGGTGCTACCCATTTTCGCCACAATGAGCTAGTGAAAATCACGATTAATGCAAAGGCTCAGCAACTCGTCGTTGTGCCAAATTCCGCCGTTGTTCGCAATCAACTGGAATCGTTTGTCTATCAATTAGTAAAAGATGACAACAAGGCATACCGTGCACAAAAACTAGTGGTTAGCTTAGGTGAACGTTTGGGTGATGAACAAGTAATTCTTTCAGGTTTGGAGATAGGCACCTTAATCGCTACTGAAGGCTCATTTAAGCTGCGCCCAGGTTTATTAGTATATCCAGAAATGACTGATGATAGCTCACTCAGTGCCGCTCTAATGCCAATGCCAAGAAACACTGTGGAGCTAAACTAA